The following proteins are encoded in a genomic region of Ictalurus furcatus strain D&B chromosome 6, Billie_1.0, whole genome shotgun sequence:
- the arsh gene encoding arylsulfatase D, which translates to MKPFGIQPERVGKRARERYSDPELFDRFLFGSLKQHRGAKGEKRVAPLMAHISLRHLLGLFILTVGVSRCVTNAEDATQPNFILMMVDDLGIGDVGCYGNDTIRTPNIDRLAKEGVKLTQHVAAAPLCTPSRAAFMTGRHALRSGLGSTGRVQVILFLGASGGLPPNETTFARVLQKQGYTTGIVGKWHLGVSCKSRNDHCHHPNSHGFDYFYGLPFTLFNDCKPGNGTDVLGDLQELLGHIFMLLALAVLTLIMAKISGLLEIGSRMLMFLVVVCVLGFLTWYIPFAFLRTWNCIIMRNQDVVEQPLNLDTLAEKLMNEAEQFVERNQNRPFLLFLSLPHVHTPLLISKQFAGKSKHGLYGDIVEEVDWMIGRMVKIVEKLNLSERTLMYFTSDHGGDIWISDSEGHKGGWNGIYRGGKNMAGWEGGIRVPGIFRWTNHLPAGKIVNEPTSLMDIFPTVVNLAGGQLPNDRILDGHDLLPLLEGKTKRSQHEFMFHYCGVHLNAVRWHPPDSDSVFKVHFFTVNCNSTQMCLCHGDIITHHDPPLVFDVTSDPSEAVPLTVETEARHGEVLQRVRDAVQEHQQTLTLPENQLSWPNVLWKPWLQPCCGIFPFCSCSETS; encoded by the exons GAGAAGCGGGTTGCTCCTCTGATGGCTCACATAAGCCTGAG GCATTTGCTCGGATTGTTTATCCTAACCGTCGGTGTAAGTCGGTGTGTTACAAACGCTGAAGATGCCACCCAACCCAACTTCATACTCATGATGGTTGATGATCTGGGGATCGGGGACgttggttgctatggtaacgATACGATCAG AACCCCGAACATCGACAGGTTAGCGAAGGAAGGAGTGAAACTGACTCAGCACGTTGCCGCTGCTCCTCTCTGTACACCGAGCAGAGCTGCGTTCATGACGGGACGTCACGCTTTGCGTTCAG GTCTCGGAAGTACTGGAAGAGTGCAGGTGATCCTATTCCTCGGTGCTTCAGGAGGACTTCCTCCCAATGAAACCACGTTTGCCAGAGTCCTACAAAAGCAGGGTTACACCACAGGAATTGTGG GAAAGTGGCACTTGGGAGTGAGCTGTAAGAGCAGGAACGATCACTGCCACCATCCCAACAGCCATGGTTTCGACTACTTTTATGGTCTTCCTTTCACCCTGTTTAATGACTGCAAACCTGGAAACGGCACTGATGTGCTCGGCGACCTTCAGGAGCTGCTGGGGCACATTTTCATGCTATTAGCGCTGGCAGTGTTGACGCTAATCATGGCTAAAATCTCTGGACTTCTGGAAATTGGCTCCAGAATGCTCATGTTCCTTGTCGTTGTTTGTGTTCTTGGCTTTTTGACTTGGTACATTCCGTTTGCGTTCTTACGAACCTGGAATTGCATCATCATGAGGAATCAGGATGTAGTGGAACAACCATTGAATCTGGACACGCTAGCCGAAAAGCTAATGAACGAGGCGGAGCAGTTTGTTGAGAG GAACCAGAACAGACCCTTTTTGctgtttctgtctctgcctCACGTCCACACGCCACTTCTCATCTCCAAACAGTTTGCAGGAAAAAGCAAACATGGCCTTTACGGAGACATCGTGGAGGAAGTGGACTGGATGATTG GCAGAATGGTGAAGATTGTCGAGAAGCTGAATCTTTCTGAAAGGACTCTGATGTACTTCACGTCTGATCACGGAGGAGACATCTGGATATCTGACTCGGAGGGTCATAAAGGAGGCTGGAATGGAATTTATCGAG GTGGTAAAAACATGGCTGGCTGGGAAGGTGGCATTCGTGTTCCTGGAATATTCCGCTGGACAAATCATCTTCCAGCTGGAAAAATCGTTAATGAGCCAACCAGTTTAATGGACATTTTTCCTACCGTAGTGAACCTCGCAGGAGGACAGCTACCTAATGACAG GATTCTGGATGGTCATGACCTGCTGCCGCTGTTGGAGGGAAAAACAAAGCGTTCGCAACACGAGTTCATGTTCCACTACTGTGGTGTTCATTTGAACGCGGTCCGCTGGCATCCTCCTgaca GCGACTCAGTTTTCAAAGTGCACTTCTTCACTGTGAATTGCAACAGCACACAAATGTGCTTGTGTCACggtgacatcatcacacaccacgACCCGCCACTTGTCTTCgatgtgacctctgacccctcGGAGGCAGTGCCCTTGACGGTGGAGACAGAGGCACGTCACGGCGAGGTGCTGCAGCGGGTTCGAGATGCCGTGCAGGAACACCAGCAGACATTGACGCTCCCTGAGAACCAGCTGTCGTGGCCGAACGTGCTGTGGAAACCATGGTTACAGCCATGCTGCGGCATTTTCCCTTTCTGCTCCTGCTCAGAGACTTCGTGA
- the LOC128609285 gene encoding LOW QUALITY PROTEIN: nuclear factor 7, ovary-like (The sequence of the model RefSeq protein was modified relative to this genomic sequence to represent the inferred CDS: deleted 1 base in 1 codon): MASKFSEEDFSCPVCCEIFTDPVVLRCSHSVCKVCLQKFWETKGSRECPVCRRKSSMEEPPTNLALKNLCETFLQERSQRSSSASETVCSLHSEKLKLFCLDDQQPVCLVCQTSKIHTNHKFCPIDEALTDRKVNKCSDTIRGVEEEMRAEDVSFLQNYKATVRRAQCTLQHPEELSVPLVHVAKHLDNLKFRVWEKMQDTVQYTPVTLDPNTAHPKLIVSDDLTSVRRSDEKQKLPDNPERFDDYGCILGSEVFNSGTHCWDVEVGDCTGWLVGVMTESAQRKGEISSRSGIWCVWYYDVKYGTRSTPQPLTLLSVTQKLQRIRVQLDWNRGKLSFSDPLTNTHIHTFTHTFTDKLLPFIAVDCNKSPVKILPLQCSVRVNQIS; encoded by the exons ATGGCTTCTAAGTTTTCAGAGGAGGATTTCTCTTGTCCTGTGTGCTGTGAAATCTTCACGGATCCTGTTGTTCTGCGCTGCAGTcacagtgtgtgtaaagtgtgtttgCAGAAGTTCTGGGAGACCAAAGGATCCAGAGAATGTCCTGTTTGTAGGAGGAAGTCATCTATGGAGGAACCTCCCACAAATCTGGCTTTAAAGAACCTGTGTGAGACTTTCTTACAGGAGAGAAGTCAGAGATCTTCATCAGCGTCTGAAACAGTCTGCAGTCTGCACAGTGAGAAACTCAAACTCTTCTGTCTGGATGATCAACAGCCggtgtgtttggtgtgtcaGACTTCAAAAATACACACCAACCATAAATTCTGCCCCATTGATGAGGCATTAACAGACCGtaaggtaaat aaatgttcagacACAATCAGAGGCGtagaagaggagatgagagctGAAGACGTCTCGTTCTTACAA AACTACAAGGCCACAGTGAGAAG AGCTCAGTGCACACTGCAGCATCCAGAGGAGCTTTCAGTACCACTGGTCCATGTGGCAAAACATCTGGACAACCTGAAGTTCAGAGTCTGGGAGAAGATGCAGGACACTGTCCAATACA cacCTGTAACTCTGGaccccaacactgctcatcCTAAACTCATTGTATCTGATGATCTGACCAGTGTGAGACGCAGTGATGAGAAACAGAAGCTTCCTGATAATCCAGAGAGATTTGATGATTATGGCTGTATCCTGGGCTCTGAGGTCTTTAACTCAGGGACACACTGCTGGGACGTTGAAGTAGGAGACTGTACAGGGTGGTTAGTGGGTGTGATGACAGAATCTGctcagaggaagggagagatATCCTCCAGAAGTGGAATCTGGTGTGTGTGGTATTATGATGTTAAATATGGAACACGTTCTACACCACAGCCACTCACTCTCCTCTCAGTAACACAGAAGCTCCAGAGGATCAGAGTGCAGCTGGACTGGAACAGAGGAAAGCTGTCGTTCTCTGAccctctcactaacacacacatacacactttcacacacacatttactgatAAATTACTGCCATTTATAGCTGTTGATTGTAATAAATCTCCTGTAAAGATCCTCCCACTTCAGTGCTCTGTAAGAGTGAATCAGATCAGTTAG